The proteins below come from a single Acidobacteriota bacterium genomic window:
- the mqnE gene encoding aminofutalosine synthase MqnE, translated as MVNATLTRIAEKVHAGERLTLEDGVALFETDHLAWLGQLADSGRRKRHGQVVFYNVNRHLNPTNVCYWDCTFCSFYRKPNDPEAYTYTIEQAVREIRPSFEAGITELHIVGGLHPTLSFEYYLDLLRGLKAEFPSIHLKAFTMVELDHFRRITRLSPREVIDRLVEAGLDSCPGGGAEIFAEPVRKQICKHKCGSQRWLDFSKEVHQAGLRSNATMLYGHIESYADRVDHMLRLRALQDETGGFQCFIPLAFFPKDTELSHLPGPTPVDSLKTIAVSRLMLDNFDHIKAYWVMLGRQTAQIALHFGANDMDGTVSGGGPLVATYSLDGETQCQTTKNEIVQLIKDAGLIPVERDTLYQPIQRNQPEAEKVLA; from the coding sequence ATGGTGAATGCAACCCTGACTCGCATTGCTGAAAAAGTGCATGCTGGCGAACGCTTGACGCTCGAAGACGGTGTGGCCCTCTTTGAAACTGATCATCTTGCCTGGCTTGGACAACTGGCTGATTCAGGTCGGCGCAAACGGCACGGGCAGGTCGTGTTTTATAACGTCAATCGGCACTTGAATCCGACCAATGTTTGTTACTGGGATTGTACTTTCTGCTCGTTTTACCGAAAGCCAAACGACCCGGAAGCCTATACCTATACAATTGAGCAGGCAGTTCGGGAAATCCGTCCGTCCTTTGAAGCTGGGATTACGGAACTTCACATTGTTGGTGGACTGCACCCAACTCTCTCATTTGAATATTATTTGGATCTGCTCCGAGGACTGAAGGCTGAATTTCCCAGCATTCATTTAAAAGCGTTTACCATGGTCGAGCTGGATCACTTTCGCCGGATCACACGCCTGTCCCCACGCGAAGTGATTGATCGCCTGGTTGAAGCTGGATTGGATTCCTGCCCAGGTGGCGGCGCTGAAATCTTTGCCGAACCAGTTCGAAAACAAATCTGCAAACACAAATGTGGGAGCCAGCGCTGGCTGGATTTTTCTAAAGAAGTCCATCAAGCCGGACTTCGCTCTAATGCCACGATGCTCTATGGCCATATTGAATCGTATGCAGACCGGGTTGACCATATGCTCCGGCTCCGGGCGCTGCAAGATGAAACTGGTGGGTTCCAGTGCTTTATTCCACTGGCATTTTTCCCGAAAGATACCGAACTCTCACACTTACCAGGACCAACTCCGGTTGATAGTTTGAAGACGATTGCCGTCTCGCGGTTGATGCTCGATAACTTTGACCACATCAAAGCCTATTGGGTCATGCTAGGTCGTCAAACGGCCCAGATTGCGCTCCATTTTGGTGCGAATGACATGGATGGAACGGTCTCGGGCGGCGGCCCCCTGGTAGCGACCTATTCACTCGACGGCGAAACCCAATGCCAGACCACGAAAAATGAGATTGTTCAATTGATTAAAGATGCTGGTCTGATTCCGGTTGAGCGTGACACGCTCTATCAGCCAATTCAGCGCAATCAGCCGGAAGCCGAGAAAGTTCTGGCTTGA
- a CDS encoding amino acid transporter, translating to MARSIFKSKQARLFRRWFLEGARDVSSKPHHDGAPHPHPTHPWWQVMCLTGVDYFSTLGYQPSIAFVAANVLSPLATLVLVALTIFGALPIYSRVAAESPNGQGSISMLEDLLPRWRGKVFVLCLLGFAATDFVITITLSAADATAHLLENPFAPHWLEGHQVAVTFALLLMLGAIFLKGFKEAIGLAVFLVAVYLVLNVIVIARGCIEIFNHPHYISSWKFALSSGEYQGNPLVIIGLALLVFPKLALGLSGFETGVAVMPLVQGDPSDTHDQPAGRIRNARHLLRTAALIMSVMLIGSSFVTTLLIPHEAFQTGGEASGRALAYLAHKYFGKGFGTTYDLSTMAILWFAGASALAGLLNLVPRYLPRFGMAPEWAKANRPLVVVFTVITLTVTWIFNADVESQGGAYATGVLVLMTSAAVAVTLSVWKAGWRRYAFLAITLVFAYTTIQNIHERPEGLKIASLFIISIVFTSLISRALRSTELRIHKVKFDETAQRFLKEVAKGTVRIVTNRPDQGTAEEYDKKEREARNTHHIPKGDPLLLLEVKISDASEFTDDLLEVRGLQVGRHRVIRCESPAVPNAIAAVLLHVRDTTGQIPHVYFGWTEGNPVVYVLKYIALGEGDTAPVTREVLRQAITDPDDRPRVHVG from the coding sequence ATGGCACGAAGCATATTCAAATCGAAACAGGCTCGACTGTTTCGGCGGTGGTTTCTTGAAGGCGCGCGTGATGTTTCATCCAAACCACATCACGACGGGGCTCCTCATCCTCATCCAACTCATCCCTGGTGGCAGGTCATGTGTTTGACCGGTGTGGATTATTTTTCCACACTTGGGTACCAGCCCAGCATTGCGTTTGTGGCGGCCAATGTGTTGTCCCCACTTGCAACCCTGGTTCTGGTCGCACTGACCATCTTTGGAGCGCTTCCAATTTACAGCCGGGTGGCGGCTGAAAGTCCCAATGGACAGGGAAGTATTTCAATGCTTGAAGACCTCCTCCCACGCTGGCGGGGGAAAGTCTTCGTTTTGTGTTTGCTTGGATTTGCGGCCACTGATTTTGTCATTACGATCACCCTTTCAGCGGCTGATGCCACGGCTCACCTCCTTGAAAATCCGTTTGCCCCACACTGGCTTGAAGGCCATCAGGTCGCTGTGACCTTTGCCTTGTTGTTGATGCTGGGAGCTATTTTTTTAAAGGGGTTCAAGGAAGCTATCGGATTAGCCGTCTTCCTGGTTGCGGTGTACCTTGTCCTGAATGTCATTGTTATTGCACGCGGGTGTATTGAAATCTTTAACCACCCCCACTACATCAGTTCTTGGAAGTTCGCTCTTTCAAGCGGTGAATATCAAGGGAACCCTCTGGTGATTATCGGGCTGGCGTTACTGGTATTTCCAAAACTGGCCCTTGGCCTGTCGGGATTTGAAACTGGAGTGGCGGTGATGCCGCTGGTTCAAGGTGACCCTTCAGACACGCATGACCAACCTGCTGGGCGAATTCGCAATGCCCGCCATTTATTGCGGACCGCTGCGCTGATTATGAGCGTGATGTTGATCGGCAGCAGTTTTGTGACGACGTTGCTGATCCCTCATGAGGCATTTCAAACCGGTGGGGAAGCCAGTGGACGGGCTCTGGCTTATCTGGCCCATAAGTATTTTGGAAAAGGATTTGGCACAACCTATGACCTGAGCACCATGGCTATTTTGTGGTTTGCCGGAGCCTCCGCTCTGGCTGGGTTGCTCAACCTGGTGCCGCGCTATTTACCGCGTTTTGGAATGGCGCCTGAATGGGCCAAAGCCAATCGCCCGCTGGTTGTCGTTTTTACGGTGATCACGCTTACTGTAACCTGGATCTTCAATGCGGATGTTGAATCCCAGGGCGGTGCTTACGCAACTGGTGTGTTGGTGCTGATGACCTCGGCGGCGGTGGCCGTGACCCTTTCGGTGTGGAAAGCCGGCTGGCGGCGATATGCTTTCCTGGCGATTACACTGGTGTTTGCCTATACCACGATTCAAAACATTCATGAGCGCCCGGAAGGGCTGAAAATTGCCTCGTTGTTTATCATTTCAATTGTTTTTACTTCGTTGATTTCACGGGCTTTACGGTCAACTGAACTGCGGATTCATAAAGTCAAATTCGATGAAACCGCCCAGCGGTTTTTGAAAGAGGTCGCCAAGGGAACGGTTCGGATTGTGACAAATCGCCCAGACCAGGGTACGGCTGAAGAATATGACAAGAAAGAGCGCGAAGCTCGCAATACCCACCACATTCCCAAAGGTGACCCGTTGCTGTTACTTGAAGTAAAAATCAGTGACGCCTCAGAATTTACCGATGATTTGCTTGAAGTGAGAGGTCTTCAGGTTGGACGCCATCGAGTCATTCGTTGTGAAAGCCCAGCGGTGCCAAATGCGATTGCCGCCGTGTTACTCCATGTGCGCGATACCACTGGTCAAATTCCCCACGTTTACTTCGGCTGGACCGAGGGCAATCCGGTGGTCTATGTCTTGAAATACATTGCACTTGGGGAAGGAGATACCGCACCTGTAACCCGTGAAGTATTGCGTCAGGCAATTACTGATCCAGATGACCGGCCCCGAGTCCATGTGGGGTGA
- a CDS encoding mechanosensitive ion channel — protein MIIPALHFQNFKWSPSTFAFFQEETFDHRLIRFLIDGEGLLSNIGVITGVLLLVVLRFLLPPTRRISLRFPLLCLAAHVVLVLVHMFFEPRPAFARLENILEITAIFLLLTSLGRLGFLFFYEALFVSRFSQTTPKIIGDIFQGLVYVAVVLVTMKVSGVQLGSLLVTSALLTAVIGFALQETLGNLVAGITLQIQEPFDVGDWVQLDGHEPLGEVTEINWRATKMITLDRVEVTIPNGVLAKNSILNYTKPTNVARRNIYILVPYRIPPRKVHEAILKILPEIPEVLTDPAPSVVTYRFLESGMVEYWVRFFITAFHRRDIIDGNVRDRIWYALERADVDHPYGTSTIQLHRIDQESHSYFREVEIRTVQRHLNSIPFLDLLSEEDRHELAANVQKQIYAPTEIILRQGEPGEDFYIINSGLVSIQMDNQEIKQIQAGEYFGEISLLTGEPRVATVIAITQVEVYVMGHAAFREILKKHPTLAEEMSRVVVNRQLEIEQLRTRISEIEVAKQVTDRSQLMLDKIRQFFSL, from the coding sequence ATGATCATTCCAGCCCTTCACTTTCAAAATTTTAAATGGTCGCCGTCAACTTTTGCTTTTTTTCAAGAAGAGACGTTCGATCACCGGTTGATTCGGTTTTTGATCGACGGTGAAGGGTTACTCAGCAACATTGGAGTGATCACCGGGGTGCTGCTTCTGGTGGTGCTCCGGTTTCTGCTTCCTCCCACCAGACGAATCAGTTTGCGGTTTCCGCTTCTTTGTCTGGCAGCCCATGTCGTGCTGGTGCTGGTCCATATGTTCTTTGAACCCCGCCCAGCCTTTGCCCGCCTTGAAAATATACTGGAAATAACCGCAATTTTTTTGCTCCTCACCAGCCTGGGCCGTCTTGGTTTTTTATTTTTCTATGAAGCCCTGTTTGTCTCCCGATTTTCACAAACCACACCAAAAATTATCGGCGATATTTTCCAAGGATTGGTATATGTCGCCGTCGTGCTGGTCACGATGAAAGTATCCGGGGTCCAACTCGGGTCATTGCTGGTCACATCGGCTTTGTTGACAGCCGTGATTGGGTTTGCACTCCAGGAAACACTTGGGAATTTGGTGGCGGGGATCACCCTTCAGATTCAAGAACCATTTGATGTCGGAGATTGGGTTCAACTTGACGGACATGAGCCACTCGGAGAGGTCACTGAAATTAACTGGCGTGCCACAAAAATGATTACCCTTGATCGGGTTGAAGTGACGATTCCCAACGGGGTTCTGGCCAAAAATTCAATTCTCAATTACACCAAACCGACGAACGTCGCCCGCCGCAACATCTATATTTTAGTGCCTTATCGCATTCCTCCACGCAAAGTCCACGAAGCCATTCTCAAAATACTCCCCGAGATCCCGGAAGTCCTGACGGACCCGGCCCCAAGTGTGGTTACTTATCGCTTTCTGGAGTCGGGGATGGTTGAATACTGGGTTCGCTTCTTCATTACCGCGTTTCATCGCCGCGACATTATTGACGGAAATGTCCGCGACCGCATCTGGTACGCTCTGGAACGAGCCGACGTTGATCACCCGTATGGCACCAGCACCATTCAGCTTCACCGGATTGACCAGGAATCACATTCATACTTTCGTGAAGTCGAAATTCGAACCGTTCAACGCCATCTCAACTCAATCCCATTCCTTGACTTACTCAGTGAGGAAGATCGCCATGAACTGGCGGCCAATGTCCAAAAGCAAATTTATGCTCCAACTGAAATCATTCTTCGCCAGGGTGAGCCAGGTGAAGACTTCTATATCATCAACTCCGGCCTGGTGAGCATTCAAATGGATAACCAGGAAATCAAACAAATTCAGGCAGGTGAATACTTTGGAGAAATATCACTCTTGACCGGCGAGCCCCGAGTGGCCACAGTTATTGCCATTACCCAGGTTGAGGTCTATGTCATGGGACACGCCGCATTTCGGGAGATTCTGAAAAAGCACCCGACACTGGCTGAAGAGATGAGCCGGGTGGTGGTAAACCGGCAACTGGAAATTGAACAATTGAGAACAAGAATTTCAGAGATCGAAGTCGCCAAACAGGTTACAGACCGCTCACAATTGATGCTGGATAAAATCAGGCAATTCTTTTCATTGTGA
- a CDS encoding nuclear transport factor 2 family protein — protein sequence MKLRSIVLLLLITSCVPVSYARQSASTSSKTAPRETKTVRDVRTVLDAQVAAWNRGDLEGFMKGYWRSPELTFTSGTTQTSGWDETLARYKRRYQGEGREMGTLTFADISILPLERHTALARGRWKLVFSDGKSSEGLFTLVLKQLPEGWRVIHDHTS from the coding sequence ATGAAACTCCGATCCATCGTCTTGTTGCTGCTTATAACAAGCTGTGTGCCAGTGAGTTATGCCCGGCAATCAGCTTCGACTTCCTCAAAAACAGCTCCTCGTGAAACAAAGACAGTCCGCGATGTCCGCACCGTTCTGGATGCTCAAGTGGCAGCCTGGAACCGAGGTGATTTGGAAGGATTTATGAAGGGATATTGGCGATCCCCGGAACTGACCTTTACATCCGGCACCACCCAAACCAGTGGCTGGGATGAAACACTGGCGCGCTATAAACGGCGCTATCAGGGTGAAGGCCGTGAAATGGGAACGCTGACGTTTGCCGATATTTCAATTCTACCACTTGAGCGTCACACCGCACTGGCCCGTGGTCGCTGGAAACTGGTGTTTTCAGACGGAAAAAGTTCAGAAGGATTGTTTACTCTGGTTTTGAAGCAGCTTCCGGAAGGCTGGCGGGTCATTCACGATCATACCTCTTAA
- a CDS encoding ATP-binding cassette domain-containing protein — MTDHLSPSNPLIEVHNLKKYFPAGQAQVKAVDDISFSIQTGETFGLVGESGCGKTTTGRLMLRLIEPTAGEIRFAGENLLALSRKEMRARRRDLQIIFQDPYASLNPRMTVGEAVAEPLVIHRIGDANSRCNRVAELLNVVGLSPDYASRYPHEFSGGQRQRIGIARALALNPRFIVADEPVSALDVSVQAQVVNLLQDLQSQFQLTYLFISHGLAVVEHLCTRVGVMYLGKLVEVASSLELYANPLHPYTQVLLSSIPIPDPTLRRNRIPLTGDVPTPINPPSGCRFHPRCPYMKEECRTTEPPLREITPGHQAACWLLK, encoded by the coding sequence ATGACCGATCACCTTTCACCTTCAAATCCCCTGATTGAAGTCCACAACCTCAAAAAGTATTTCCCGGCTGGTCAAGCCCAGGTCAAAGCCGTGGATGACATCAGTTTTTCAATTCAAACGGGTGAAACCTTTGGTCTGGTGGGCGAATCCGGCTGCGGAAAGACCACCACCGGACGCTTGATGTTGCGGTTGATCGAGCCGACGGCTGGGGAAATCCGATTTGCAGGTGAGAATCTTCTGGCACTCTCTCGAAAGGAAATGCGCGCCAGACGCCGTGACTTACAGATCATTTTCCAGGACCCCTATGCTTCGCTCAATCCCCGCATGACGGTTGGTGAAGCTGTGGCCGAACCGCTGGTGATTCATCGGATTGGTGATGCAAACTCGCGCTGCAACCGCGTAGCCGAATTACTCAACGTGGTCGGCCTGTCACCAGATTATGCTTCACGCTATCCACATGAATTTTCTGGTGGGCAACGGCAACGGATTGGAATTGCCCGGGCACTGGCATTAAACCCCAGGTTTATTGTGGCTGACGAGCCAGTTTCAGCGCTTGATGTTTCGGTTCAGGCTCAGGTCGTCAATTTGCTCCAGGATTTGCAATCACAGTTTCAGCTTACCTATTTGTTCATTTCCCATGGGCTGGCGGTGGTCGAGCATCTCTGTACGCGGGTTGGCGTGATGTACCTGGGCAAACTGGTTGAAGTGGCATCCAGCTTGGAACTCTATGCGAACCCACTTCATCCCTACACGCAAGTACTTCTGAGCAGCATTCCGATCCCGGATCCAACCTTGCGGCGAAATCGAATCCCACTGACTGGTGATGTCCCAACCCCGATCAATCCCCCTTCGGGATGTCGCTTTCATCCGCGCTGTCCCTATATGAAAGAAGAATGCCGCACCACAGAGCCGCCGCTCCGCGAAATCACACCTGGTCACCAGGCAGCTTGCTGGCTCCTGAAATAG
- a CDS encoding sigma-70 family RNA polymerase sigma factor, with the protein MMRIQDIAALSRSTDQINSLSGGTAATETRLSVADAELLARLRTGNREAFEELVTRYQSTIYNLAYRLLNDPEDARDVTQEIFLKIYQAASSFRGECEFRTWIYRITVNQVANQQRWWRRRWRRETISLETTQTEDGQPLAERLACATDDPEQKTLLLEQRQQLTAALAAIKFDFRVAVILRDVKEMSYEEIADALQISVGTVKSRIARGREELRRRLKHRF; encoded by the coding sequence ATGATGCGAATCCAGGATATTGCCGCACTGTCACGCTCAACTGATCAGATTAATTCGTTGTCGGGCGGGACGGCTGCAACTGAAACTCGCTTGTCAGTGGCAGATGCTGAATTGCTGGCTCGCCTTCGAACCGGCAACCGGGAGGCTTTTGAAGAACTGGTCACGCGCTATCAGAGTACCATCTACAATCTGGCGTATCGGTTGTTGAATGATCCTGAAGATGCACGTGACGTAACCCAGGAAATTTTTCTCAAAATCTACCAGGCTGCCAGTTCATTCCGCGGTGAGTGCGAATTTCGCACCTGGATCTATCGCATCACGGTGAATCAGGTAGCCAATCAACAGCGATGGTGGCGACGGCGATGGCGGCGGGAAACCATTTCATTGGAAACGACCCAAACTGAAGATGGACAACCGCTGGCCGAACGCCTGGCCTGTGCCACGGATGATCCGGAACAAAAAACGCTGCTCCTGGAACAGCGTCAGCAACTCACGGCGGCGCTGGCGGCAATCAAGTTTGATTTTCGGGTCGCCGTGATTTTGCGGGATGTCAAGGAAATGTCCTATGAGGAAATTGCTGACGCCCTGCAAATCTCAGTCGGAACGGTCAAATCACGGATCGCCCGTGGGCGTGAAGAACTCAGGCGCCGTCTCAAACATCGCTTTTAA
- a CDS encoding zf-HC2 domain-containing protein, translated as MMDCTVCQEQSSAYLDLELEEGGRAEIEYHLEVCPVCQTYVRELRAVQTALVPLSSELTIPDAWSRQWVAALEQASVPEHHSWWQPGAWTDWLQAAQPLLAGYGVGIAVTCVLFSGILFSFKPIFSLGTPDYKMVYIQANTRPTMDSSSIGMANLPTQLAAANQPMDCVIFIAEVSPQGKAQLVEMVSPVSDPEVTAQISDALGKSSFQPATYFGHPVSSRVVLMIEQIYVRG; from the coding sequence ATGATGGATTGCACTGTGTGTCAAGAACAAAGCTCGGCCTATCTTGATCTGGAACTCGAAGAAGGGGGACGAGCCGAAATTGAATACCACCTGGAAGTGTGCCCGGTCTGCCAAACCTATGTGCGTGAATTGCGGGCAGTTCAAACCGCGTTGGTCCCACTGTCCTCGGAACTGACCATTCCTGACGCGTGGAGTCGGCAATGGGTAGCGGCACTTGAGCAGGCTTCAGTCCCAGAGCACCACTCCTGGTGGCAGCCAGGTGCCTGGACCGACTGGCTTCAGGCTGCCCAGCCTCTTTTGGCCGGGTACGGGGTTGGGATTGCGGTGACCTGTGTGTTGTTTAGTGGCATTTTGTTTTCATTCAAGCCGATTTTTTCGCTTGGGACGCCTGATTACAAGATGGTGTATATCCAGGCCAATACCCGGCCAACAATGGATTCGAGCAGTATTGGCATGGCGAATTTACCGACCCAGCTCGCGGCGGCGAACCAGCCAATGGATTGTGTCATTTTTATCGCTGAAGTTTCGCCACAGGGGAAGGCGCAACTGGTTGAAATGGTCTCTCCAGTCAGTGATCCTGAGGTGACGGCACAGATCAGTGATGCTTTAGGCAAAAGCTCGTTTCAACCGGCAACGTATTTTGGTCACCCGGTTTCTTCACGGGTGGTGTTGATGATCGAGCAAATTTACGTTCGTGGATGA
- the rplM gene encoding 50S ribosomal protein L13, producing the protein MMSTYVPSGKNLEAERKWYVIDAAGLTVGRLASEVALLLMGKRNPKYTPFLDVGDHVIIVNAEKVVFTGNKLNDKFYRHYTFHPGGLREISAKDQLQKHPERVLTLAVKGMLPKTKLGRAMASKLKVCIGPTHPHQAQQPIPLEFK; encoded by the coding sequence ATTATGTCAACTTACGTTCCTAGCGGCAAAAATCTGGAAGCCGAGCGCAAATGGTATGTGATTGATGCGGCAGGGCTTACCGTCGGTCGGTTAGCCTCTGAAGTAGCGCTTCTGTTAATGGGAAAACGCAATCCGAAATATACGCCATTTCTTGATGTTGGTGATCACGTGATCATCGTGAACGCCGAGAAAGTAGTGTTTACCGGAAATAAGCTGAATGACAAGTTCTATCGGCATTACACGTTTCATCCCGGCGGCTTGCGCGAAATTTCAGCCAAAGACCAGCTTCAGAAGCATCCTGAGCGTGTTTTGACCCTGGCGGTCAAAGGTATGCTTCCCAAAACCAAGCTTGGGCGCGCCATGGCTTCAAAACTGAAAGTGTGCATCGGTCCGACGCATCCCCATCAGGCGCAACAGCCAATCCCTTTGGAATTCAAATAA
- the rpsI gene encoding 30S ribosomal protein S9 has product MATTQYYGTGRRKTAVARVFLRPGDGKIVVNKRAFENYFPNEVHRMVIRQPLHVTDTASKFDLYVTVRGGGISGQAGAVRHGITHALLALNAEFRRRLKKAGFITRDPRGKERKKYGQKGARKRFQFSKR; this is encoded by the coding sequence GTGGCAACTACACAATACTACGGAACAGGACGACGTAAAACCGCAGTCGCCCGTGTTTTTCTGCGCCCCGGTGATGGGAAAATTGTCGTCAACAAGCGGGCCTTTGAAAACTATTTTCCAAACGAAGTTCACCGCATGGTGATTCGTCAACCCTTGCATGTGACCGATACGGCCAGCAAATTTGATCTCTATGTCACCGTTCGCGGTGGCGGGATCTCAGGTCAGGCAGGCGCGGTGCGACACGGTATTACTCATGCCTTGCTCGCCCTTAACGCCGAATTCCGCCGGCGGTTGAAGAAAGCTGGATTTATCACCCGCGATCCCCGTGGGAAAGAGCGCAAGAAATACGGCCAAAAAGGTGCTCGGAAGCGCTTCCAGTTTTCGAAGCGTTAA
- the rpsB gene encoding 30S ribosomal protein S2, whose protein sequence is MKELLEAGVHFGHQVRRWNPKMREYIFGERNGIYIIDLQKTQRLLKESMRFVTQSAAEGKNFLFVGTKRQAQEAIAEEAVRCNMFYVNHRWLGGFLTNFQTIQKSIKRLKDLEAMRTDGRYEALTKKEIIKREKERETLERNLAGIKSMGRLPDVIFVIDTKKEEIAVAEANRLGIPVVAIVDTNCDPGGIDFVIPGNDDALRSVRLISSKIADAILEGRQMGVEKAETPEVVPAAGGRRQAEAVAAASASSPETAPQATAE, encoded by the coding sequence ATGAAAGAATTACTCGAAGCTGGCGTCCACTTTGGCCACCAGGTTCGACGATGGAACCCGAAGATGCGCGAATATATCTTCGGCGAACGGAACGGGATCTACATTATTGACCTGCAAAAGACGCAGCGGCTTTTGAAAGAATCTATGCGTTTTGTGACGCAGTCGGCTGCCGAAGGGAAGAACTTCCTGTTTGTGGGCACCAAGCGGCAGGCGCAGGAAGCCATTGCCGAAGAAGCCGTGCGGTGCAACATGTTTTATGTCAACCATCGGTGGCTGGGTGGGTTCCTGACCAACTTCCAAACCATCCAGAAATCCATCAAGCGCTTAAAAGATCTTGAAGCGATGCGGACCGATGGTCGCTATGAAGCGCTGACGAAGAAAGAAATCATCAAGCGCGAAAAAGAGCGTGAAACGCTTGAGCGCAACCTCGCGGGGATCAAATCCATGGGCCGCTTGCCGGATGTGATCTTTGTGATTGATACCAAAAAAGAAGAAATTGCGGTCGCTGAAGCCAACCGGCTGGGCATTCCAGTGGTGGCAATTGTTGATACCAACTGTGATCCAGGCGGGATTGACTTTGTGATCCCAGGCAATGACGACGCATTGCGTTCAGTGCGATTGATCAGCTCCAAGATTGCCGATGCGATTTTGGAAGGCCGTCAGATGGGCGTTGAAAAGGCTGAAACCCCTGAGGTTGTCCCCGCCGCTGGTGGTCGCCGTCAGGCCGAAGCCGTCGCTGCGGCGAGCGCTTCGTCACCGGAAACAGCTCCCCAGGCAACTGCTGAATAA
- the tsf gene encoding translation elongation factor Ts has product MAEITAAAVKALRDKTGAGMMECKSALIEAAGDEEKAIVILRKRGSAKAESKQSRIAAEGLVESYIHAGGRIGVLIEVNCETDFVARGDEFRELVRDIALQICAMDAQYVTADEIPADVITKEREIALAQVAGDPKTANKPEAIRNNIVESRLNKFKAEVCLIDQPFVKDQSITINDLLKEKIQKTGENIRIRRFVRFKLGEGIEKKEVDFASEVAAMQR; this is encoded by the coding sequence ATGGCGGAAATTACCGCAGCAGCAGTGAAAGCCCTGCGTGATAAAACGGGCGCAGGGATGATGGAATGCAAATCCGCTCTGATTGAAGCAGCGGGTGATGAAGAAAAAGCAATTGTTATTTTGCGCAAGCGCGGAAGTGCGAAAGCAGAATCAAAACAGTCCCGTATTGCGGCTGAAGGACTCGTTGAATCCTACATCCACGCCGGTGGCCGAATTGGGGTGCTGATCGAAGTCAATTGCGAAACGGATTTTGTTGCCCGTGGCGATGAATTCCGCGAACTGGTGCGCGACATTGCGCTGCAGATTTGCGCGATGGATGCCCAGTATGTCACCGCTGATGAAATCCCGGCTGACGTGATTACCAAAGAGCGTGAAATCGCCCTGGCACAGGTGGCCGGTGATCCAAAGACGGCAAACAAGCCAGAAGCTATCCGCAATAACATTGTGGAGAGCCGCCTGAACAAATTCAAAGCCGAAGTTTGCTTGATTGATCAGCCATTTGTGAAAGATCAAAGCATCACCATCAATGATTTATTGAAGGAAAAAATTCAGAAGACCGGTGAAAACATCCGGATTCGACGCTTTGTTCGCTTTAAACTTGGCGAAGGTATCGAAAAGAAAGAAGTTGACTTCGCCAGTGAAGTCGCCGCAATGCAGCGCTAA